The proteins below come from a single Eubacterium limosum genomic window:
- a CDS encoding iron ABC transporter substrate-binding protein yields the protein MKMKKRLGQAVTGVLLAALLLAGCSGGNTESGAAEGTREITDAAGRVVTIPSEVKKVAPLGVGALRYILYDGGVEQLAGVEQNDLDVPVTKAASYAYQEELKKLPVIGDSGTPYEEELMKAAPDVIITSNDGKAADDLQNKTGIPVVTMPITDKVFDDEIYNALNLVGDVLGKQERSQEVVDYMKSVAEDLKSRTGDIPQDKIPTAYCGAVSFKGAHGIEGTEAGYPPFSALGITNVADETGKKGAFDVDLEQILKWNADYLFLDAGNLKLVKDDYAVRPDFYNELKAVQDKKVYSQVAYRFNGTNTELALANAYYVGCVVYPEAFADVDIAKKTDEITEKMLGVPYSQKLKDAGLNFRPITLGE from the coding sequence ATGAAAATGAAAAAGAGACTGGGACAGGCGGTAACCGGTGTTTTACTGGCGGCACTGCTTTTAGCGGGATGCAGCGGCGGAAACACCGAGAGCGGCGCCGCAGAGGGCACGCGGGAAATTACCGACGCCGCAGGGCGTGTGGTGACGATTCCCTCCGAGGTCAAAAAAGTGGCGCCTCTTGGGGTGGGCGCGCTGCGTTATATTTTGTATGACGGCGGCGTGGAGCAGCTGGCAGGCGTGGAGCAGAATGACCTGGATGTGCCGGTAACCAAGGCAGCCAGCTACGCTTACCAGGAGGAACTTAAAAAGCTGCCGGTCATTGGAGACAGCGGAACGCCTTACGAGGAAGAGCTCATGAAAGCTGCGCCGGATGTGATCATCACCTCCAATGACGGCAAGGCCGCTGACGACCTTCAAAATAAAACAGGAATACCGGTTGTGACCATGCCGATCACCGATAAGGTTTTTGACGATGAGATTTATAACGCGCTGAATTTGGTGGGCGATGTCCTGGGAAAACAGGAGCGCAGCCAGGAGGTTGTGGATTATATGAAATCGGTGGCTGAAGATTTAAAGAGCCGCACTGGAGATATCCCGCAGGATAAAATACCGACAGCCTACTGCGGCGCTGTGTCCTTCAAGGGCGCGCATGGCATTGAGGGGACCGAGGCGGGCTACCCGCCGTTTTCAGCGCTCGGTATTACAAATGTAGCGGATGAAACGGGTAAGAAGGGCGCTTTTGACGTCGATCTTGAGCAGATTCTCAAGTGGAACGCTGACTATCTGTTTTTAGATGCTGGCAATCTGAAGCTGGTCAAGGATGATTACGCGGTGAGGCCAGACTTTTATAACGAGCTGAAGGCAGTGCAGGATAAAAAGGTATATTCTCAGGTAGCCTACCGTTTTAACGGAACTAATACCGAGCTGGCTCTGGCCAACGCCTATTATGTGGGATGCGTAGTCTATCCAGAAGCCTTTGCGGACGTGGACATTGCGAAAAAAACCGATGAGATCACAGAAAAAATGCTGGGCGTGCCCTACAGCCAGAAGCTTAAGGATGCGGGACTTAACTTCAGACCAATTACACTGGGAGAATAG
- a CDS encoding class I SAM-dependent methyltransferase, with protein MNIKSTKIYFDNLAENWDNLCHHDMKKIDTIVSLAQLPENRRILDIATGTGVLIPRLLDTNPLEIVAIDLSDQMLAMARKKHPDSRVHFQTADFYCFEEGSFDFAVAYSAYPHFENKSLFCDQLSACLKPGGRFMVAHSESRETINGRHSGQEVRKVSTGLRDAQSEGQIFSSAFNVDIAVDTTAFYILSGTKK; from the coding sequence ATGAATATTAAATCGACAAAAATCTATTTTGATAATCTTGCTGAAAACTGGGATAACCTGTGTCATCATGACATGAAAAAAATTGATACAATCGTCAGCCTTGCCCAGCTGCCGGAGAACAGACGGATTCTGGATATCGCCACGGGGACAGGGGTATTGATCCCCCGCCTGCTGGATACAAATCCCCTGGAAATCGTCGCCATTGATCTCTCAGATCAGATGCTTGCAATGGCCAGAAAAAAACATCCCGACTCACGAGTCCATTTCCAGACTGCGGATTTCTATTGCTTTGAGGAGGGCAGCTTTGATTTTGCGGTGGCCTACAGCGCTTACCCGCACTTTGAGAATAAGTCCCTTTTCTGCGACCAGCTTTCAGCCTGCCTGAAACCTGGCGGCCGGTTTATGGTCGCCCACAGCGAGAGCAGGGAAACTATAAACGGCCGGCATTCCGGCCAGGAGGTCCGCAAGGTTTCGACCGGCCTCAGAGACGCACAGTCTGAAGGGCAGATTTTTTCTTCTGCTTTCAATGTAGACATTGCCGTTGATACCACGGCTTTTTATATTCTTTCAGGAACCAAAAAATAA
- a CDS encoding FecCD family ABC transporter permease yields the protein MTGAEKSEIKDYQALKKRNIVVLVLLGIILTLAMLFSLRAGSSDLNMGDILKAIGGQSTKQNNMVMWNIRLPRIMTAVLSGVGLGVTGAVLQGILKNPLADTTTLGISQGAGFGAAFAIIVLGAGVQGSSAANMSFNNPYLITICAFGGSISASVMILVLSRFRRITPEAMVLCGVALSAMFTGATTLLQYFADDVQLASVVFWTFGDLGRTGWKEVQIIAVVVVITLAYFLLNRWHYNAMESGEQTAASLGVNVARSRIINMLVCALTAAVIVSFIGIINFIGLVAPHIMRRFLGNNYCWLLPASAMAGAVLLLLGDVLARVIIAPVILPIGAITSFLGAPLFLYLLFKGGTKR from the coding sequence ATGACCGGAGCGGAGAAATCTGAGATTAAAGATTATCAGGCGCTTAAAAAAAGGAATATTGTGGTTTTAGTTCTGCTGGGAATTATTCTGACGCTAGCGATGCTGTTTTCGCTGAGAGCAGGTTCCTCAGATTTAAACATGGGCGATATTTTAAAAGCCATTGGTGGTCAGTCGACAAAGCAGAATAATATGGTCATGTGGAATATCCGGCTGCCTCGAATCATGACAGCCGTGCTGAGCGGTGTGGGCCTCGGTGTAACCGGAGCGGTACTTCAGGGTATACTCAAGAACCCTCTGGCAGACACTACGACCCTTGGTATTTCCCAGGGCGCGGGCTTCGGGGCTGCCTTTGCCATCATCGTCCTGGGCGCCGGTGTGCAGGGGAGCAGCGCAGCTAACATGAGCTTTAATAATCCCTATCTCATCACCATCTGCGCTTTTGGAGGCAGTATCAGCGCTTCGGTTATGATCCTGGTGCTCTCCCGGTTCCGCAGGATTACGCCGGAAGCCATGGTGCTCTGCGGTGTGGCGCTCAGTGCCATGTTTACCGGAGCGACGACGCTGCTCCAGTATTTTGCCGATGATGTCCAGCTGGCCTCTGTGGTTTTCTGGACCTTTGGCGATCTTGGGCGCACGGGCTGGAAGGAAGTACAGATTATCGCGGTAGTGGTGGTCATTACACTGGCTTATTTTCTGCTTAACCGCTGGCATTACAACGCCATGGAGAGCGGGGAACAAACAGCCGCCAGCCTTGGCGTCAATGTGGCGCGGTCCAGGATTATCAACATGCTGGTCTGTGCCCTGACCGCGGCGGTGATCGTGTCTTTTATCGGGATCATCAATTTTATCGGGCTGGTTGCACCACATATTATGCGGCGGTTTTTGGGCAATAATTACTGCTGGCTGCTGCCAGCCTCCGCCATGGCCGGGGCTGTTCTGCTGCTTCTGGGCGACGTGCTGGCAAGAGTGATTATCGCACCGGTCATTTTGCCCATCGGCGCCATCACCTCATTTCTTGGCGCGCCGCTGTTTCTGTATCTTTTATTCAAAGGAGGCACAAAGCGATGA
- a CDS encoding ABC transporter ATP-binding protein: MIQVRDLVFGYNTSRKIIDQISFDVEDGHCIAILGNNGAGKSTMLKCLNRILSPGRGVVRVDGLEITAMKQGEIARHMAFVAQKNDNNRITVFEAVMLGRIPFIKWGVTQEDEKIVSSVISQMHLEKFAVRYLDELSGGELQKVMIARALAQEPRVLLLDEPTSSLDLKNQLEVLGLVRKICHSRNIAVIIVIHDLNMALRYCDRFLFLKDGSVHAYGGQEVMTCECIGEVYQMPVCIGTINGYKMVVPE, translated from the coding sequence ATGATACAGGTCAGGGATCTTGTTTTTGGTTATAATACCAGCCGGAAAATTATCGATCAAATCTCATTTGATGTGGAGGACGGACATTGTATCGCCATTCTCGGCAATAACGGCGCGGGAAAGAGCACGATGCTGAAATGTCTGAACCGCATCCTCTCGCCGGGCAGAGGCGTGGTGCGTGTTGACGGGCTGGAAATCACAGCGATGAAACAGGGGGAGATCGCCAGGCATATGGCCTTTGTGGCTCAGAAAAATGACAATAACCGGATCACTGTTTTTGAGGCGGTAATGCTGGGAAGGATTCCCTTTATCAAATGGGGTGTCACTCAGGAGGATGAGAAGATCGTATCCAGTGTGATCAGTCAGATGCACCTTGAGAAATTTGCTGTCCGTTATCTGGATGAGTTGAGCGGCGGGGAGCTGCAGAAGGTGATGATCGCCCGGGCGCTGGCCCAGGAACCCAGGGTTCTGCTTCTTGATGAGCCAACCAGCAGCCTGGATTTAAAAAATCAGCTGGAGGTGCTGGGGCTGGTCCGGAAAATCTGCCATTCCAGAAACATTGCGGTGATCATCGTCATCCACGATCTGAACATGGCGCTCAGATACTGCGACCGTTTCCTGTTTTTAAAGGACGGCAGCGTTCACGCCTACGGCGGTCAGGAAGTTATGACCTGTGAATGCATCGGTGAGGTTTACCAGATGCCTGTGTGCATCGGTACTATTAACGGCTATAAAATGGTCGTACCGGAATAA
- a CDS encoding FmdE family protein has product MNQELWEKAVAFHGHACPGLAIGVKTSEAAVLKLGIGQSEDEEIVCVTENDACGVDAVQAILSCTMGKGNLLYRGTGKQAFSFFNRTTGEKIRMCMKPKNHEMDRETYMHYLLDAPVEEIFEFSVPDFDLPEKARIFNTIYCELCGEGAPEHKMHLQEGKKVCEDCFKPYNRGW; this is encoded by the coding sequence ATGAATCAAGAATTGTGGGAAAAAGCAGTGGCGTTTCACGGGCACGCCTGCCCGGGACTGGCCATTGGCGTAAAAACGAGTGAAGCAGCTGTTTTAAAGCTTGGGATCGGCCAGTCTGAGGATGAAGAAATTGTCTGTGTAACTGAGAATGACGCCTGCGGCGTCGATGCGGTTCAGGCCATTCTCAGCTGCACGATGGGAAAAGGGAATCTTTTATACCGCGGAACTGGAAAGCAGGCCTTTTCGTTTTTTAACCGGACGACCGGGGAAAAGATACGGATGTGTATGAAGCCTAAAAACCATGAGATGGACAGAGAAACTTACATGCACTATCTTCTGGATGCGCCTGTGGAGGAAATTTTTGAGTTTTCGGTGCCGGATTTTGATTTGCCAGAAAAAGCACGTATTTTTAATACCATATACTGCGAACTCTGCGGCGAGGGCGCGCCAGAGCACAAAATGCATTTGCAGGAAGGCAAAAAAGTCTGTGAGGACTGTTTTAAGCCCTATAACAGAGGCTGGTAG
- a CDS encoding helix-turn-helix domain-containing protein — protein sequence MNEINHKEIGQRIRKQRTFLNMSRDELARKIGITPTFLADIELGTKGFSLKSLNRFCNVLKMSSDAILYGPKEYKGVKYTELLELLERCSPEKAKFAQEILTIYLLSHDPVE from the coding sequence ATGAATGAAATCAATCATAAAGAGATCGGCCAACGGATTCGGAAGCAGCGTACTTTTTTAAATATGTCACGTGATGAGCTGGCCCGTAAAATTGGAATTACGCCGACTTTTTTGGCGGATATTGAACTCGGAACAAAGGGATTTTCGCTGAAAAGCCTGAACCGCTTCTGTAATGTTTTAAAAATGTCTTCGGACGCTATTTTGTACGGTCCCAAAGAATATAAAGGTGTCAAATATACAGAGCTTCTGGAGCTTCTGGAACGCTGCTCGCCTGAAAAAGCCAAGTTTGCTCAGGAAATTTTAACAATATACCTCTTGAGCCATGACCCTGTTGAATAA
- a CDS encoding ECF transporter S component: protein MNHSQTKNLVGTALCIALGLILPQVFHLIGAGPVFLPMHIPVLLCGLCFGWPFGLVCGAVTPLLSSVMTGMPPLFPTGTAMIFELSAYGALSGLMYRNLRQNIYISLIAAMVGGRVVSGLVSAVFYGVAGKAYGFQIFLTGAFVTGLPGIILQILIVPLLVIGLEKAMVISKPTISKV from the coding sequence ATGAACCACTCACAAACCAAAAATCTTGTCGGCACAGCCCTCTGCATTGCACTTGGGCTTATACTTCCTCAGGTTTTCCATCTCATCGGCGCAGGACCTGTTTTTCTCCCCATGCACATCCCTGTGCTGCTTTGCGGCCTGTGCTTCGGCTGGCCCTTTGGCCTGGTCTGCGGCGCTGTCACACCGCTTCTGTCCTCTGTTATGACCGGCATGCCGCCCCTTTTCCCCACCGGTACCGCCATGATTTTTGAGCTGTCCGCCTATGGCGCCTTATCCGGTCTTATGTATCGAAATCTCCGGCAAAATATTTACATTTCGCTCATTGCCGCCATGGTTGGCGGACGCGTGGTCTCCGGACTCGTCTCCGCGGTTTTTTACGGCGTAGCGGGCAAGGCCTACGGTTTTCAGATCTTTCTGACCGGCGCTTTTGTCACAGGACTCCCTGGAATTATCCTTCAGATCCTGATTGTTCCGCTTCTTGTTATCGGGTTGGAAAAAGCCATGGTCATATCCAAACCCACAATTTCGAAAGTGTAG